The genomic interval gcccagtctttcccagaacgcggctcatataaataatccattaattacagttttgttttcaaatattttgtatTGAGTTTCTTTTATGTTATTATTCTTTCTACACTTAAAACGtccatatttttgtaaaatgttgcattcCCCCTGAAAATTATTCGATACTTAAGATACGTTCATGATTAATTTGATTACAAAACAGTCCAATTAAGTAAACttttcaaaaaataacaaaatatcgtgcgtcataCTTGCAAGCGTTATATTCATCAGTAGGTGGCCTGCAATGCAAACATGAGGTTTTACGAAGCAGACAACAGATCAGTGGTCATGGAAATTTACGATAAGTTTtacttgtttgaccttgaaaaGATGGACGTCAGCATCGTGTTTCCGGGTCGAGTAGTCGATACACGAGTGTGTATTTTGACCAAACGGAAGCGTACGTACAATTCtaatttacattttacaattcATGTGTGGAGGTGGCAGTATTCACAACATAGTTATTAAATATCCCGGTCATGGTGTGTCATTACTATTCCGCGTCACTAAGAAATCAAATTCATGATTTAAAGATTTTGCTAACTGAACGATTTGGGTCAGAACGTGTTAGAAACCGTTCCGCCCACTGTATCTCTGTCAATGACGTCATTCTTCCATTGTAGAACTCCTCGTGGCGTCACGTTTTGGCAAGAACGTGAAACGGTACAACATCACAAACGGCTGCATTGACGACATAATAAAAACTGGGCACAAGAAGGAGATCTACCAAGTTGTGGTCAGTTTGTATACCTTTCTCAACATTATGTCATATCTCACCTGTACTGTACAAGTGTAGTAGCAAGCAGTGAACATCTCAAAACTGTATTGcagtttgttttttaatgatGTGACGAACATTTACATTCGCAAGTGATGTGTTCATATATATACGACCATTCTCCccatacctctgattcaagtagggcagttaaCAGATCTGATAAAAGCATGTGTACTAACTTTTGTACTAAGTGATTGGAATCGGTTCACCAAAACGGAGTCGATTAATCGGAGGCCATAATCAGCGATTAATCAATTAATcagctttttttaacaaaaaaataagtttttaatatttaaccaatgtttttgttgatattaacattatattactatattttatcaaaaagaactttatcatgactattccttatgtgttttgtgatttaataatgaatacatgcttaaaaatcttgctttgtgtttgaaatattggCTGCAATGTTACGTACTGAGTGAAAAAGGCGTTAAACCCCAATAACTACAACAAATCTTGTACAGAGTGAAGAGTAATacagattattaaataaaaacagacctttaaaaagtaattttatttcaaaagaaaaacTTGTATGATCATTATCAGAAGAATATGAAAATATCTACTTGAATATGTACCTTATGATAATAGTTTCTTGACATGGAAAGGGAACAAATTCTTCTCTGACCGACATCTTGAATGAATTGGCTATAGCCGCTATACACATCCGTATTACGATCGCTGATAGGTTTAAAGGGgttgttttataatgttattgattagttgaattcataaaatatgaagtttattaaacaatccatccagaaggccaaaagcccaagtggacaaagcaaGCTTACATGATACAGTGTTTACACAATAcacagtttatgattatacaaaataaagttatgcaaAGAAATAAAATCGTTTGGTTACAACGGTGCAtacatgaattattatacattatgaattattatacattacactAGAGCATAAGTAATTAtcgaaagtatacatgtaattaaatatatcctAAGTGCGTCAGAGTGTATGAGGCTAATAAActcaatttaatgcaatataccaaaaatactgtaatttacatttataagGTCTTCATAAGCAAGATTTTCTAATAAAAATACCTTGTACTAATCCGGATTAACATAGTCGGTTTAATTATGAATATTCGTATGTTACTagtacatttatatattattattattattaaacaacacatccagaaggccaaaagcccaagtggacaaagtaagcatacagtgtttacaacataaataattcatgaatttacaaaaagaaataaaaaaatcatacgtTTCATTGCAacaattcatacatgtataataaaatataggtataattatattaataactatTGATAGTATATATGTAATTGAATAGGTCGTATTACATCATTTGTAATGGAGCTTAATTATGACAACAACATATCAAATAagcttattgtacatatattgggTCTTCACAGGACAATTGTCATAATAATAACACGTTTTACTAAAATTTCGTTTCACGTGATAGCACACAGTATTTAACTAAATATCAATTATGCTTTTTTCATGCTTGTATCAATTTCATAAGAATTAGCCCTTGCTTGCTACCTATGCGAAACGAAAATATAGGCAGCTCAAAGGCTCTGCTCATAGtacaacatattatttaattagaCTGATATTATGATATTATGACAAGGTGTATGTAGTTAAACAAACACGAGAAACAAAACGTTTTAACTGGTTGCGTTTGATATTAAAAAACAAGCATTTAATAAACCTTAAACAGACCACCTACGCAATCAAAAATGTAGATGGTCAAAAGGTCCTGTAATATGCTCTATGAAAATATAGATGTTACAAGTATAGTATTTAATGTGACATAATAGTTGTAAATCAGTGCATAACAGTTCTAAAAATGCAGCCATATTGTCGTAGAATACATCTAGGAACAGATACGATACTATAATATAACTttcattaaaaagataataatggcaattgattaaatacattcaaatacagTTTTGACAGTCCATTAAAGGCGACCGTTTAAACACAAAGACAGAAAAAAACACGGTTCATATGCGGTACTATCCCAACAATTAATATGCAGTacataataaatgcaattaaagttaCAACAAGATATATACCACACAAAACATTTCAGAATACATCAAATTGATGACACATATGTATTATGCGTTCGAACCTTAAAAGATTGATAAATATAAcagcttaatttttttattaaaagttcattatttgatgttattagctcgataaatttgtacatgtttggTCGTTTTCTgtaatacaatggaatatattttgatctcagttcagtatatattgtacattcaagaataaaatgaaactcatcttcgagtTTATTACAAACAGTACACTTTCTTTGGTCTAATGGAATTGGTGTAGGTCTAGCCCATCTGCCTGACTCGAtatttaatctatgtgatgacatacgtaattttgataaatttactcgAAACTTGTTGACATTACATATATTCAGGTacggttgaaattgaaaaacggcgatatgtttataaaaatttgcCCTAGTAGAAGTATGAAGTCGCTCATTCCAATTCTGCACAAACGTGTCGCTCAATCTTTGTCTTACGACtgatacaaacatattttcatttccaACATCTTGAAAAAGCCAAGCATCATAAAATCCCAAATTACTTAGTATATCCCTTAATAATGTGCACCAATTTTTCTTGTTAGGATACTCAATACTATCATTTAATAAagtcaaataaacttttttgttaaatttattatctGATGTTCTCAAAAGTTTTATCcagtatttaattatattaatatatctcCTGCATTGATAATTTACACGGCCAAGTTCACCATATACGAAATCATTTTGAGTGCATCTTTTTACACCAAGTATTTGCTTACAATATTGCAAATGAACCCTTTCAATTGATAAACCTTTGACAAAACCCCACACTTCGCTTCCGTAGTTaagaattcatattggctttgttattgagctgaagacagccgtattggcctgaggccgcaggctcaattacaaagccaatatgaattcaactaatatatgacaattttattaattaactttatattgttcagcaagaaaaaacatttaaactaaGTATATGAGGAAAGATGATTcctagacattacatgatgcaggaacacaatttgacaggtcgcgaaattatgtaaaatttacctgaataaccatGATAACATTTCAGCcccactggatccactaccgttgtttttgatacaactcagaaagacaataaggattgaaaacttacttattgccattaggaattgcatttgcaatttgtaaatcctccatgatttcgtaTTTATTTTGCTGTCTGCGTTCGTTGTACTTGTACTTGTATCtcattgaaaacattgaaagtTGTAATTTATGTACGCTGAAATATTTAACCTtactgcactattgttattgtcaaaaaatTGAGCTGAATATGCAAGGGGCTGagtgcttaaaatatatttttaaagatttaaacttttgcacacaaaaacatatatatcgAATGATCCGTGCGGTAAAATAATCGTCAACTTTTCGTTGACTCTAAATTTTCATGGTCATCGTCACGTCAGCAGCAATTCGTCGATGACGCGTCGACGATCTGATTAATCAACTCACCACTAGTACTAAGTAATTGGAAATCAGCTAGCCAATTAAAAGTGTATGTTAAATGGCCGCCACGATATGACTTgtatactgttgaaaacggtgaTCAATGTAAATAAACCCCGTTCTgcgaaaaatgggcttaatgcatgtgcgtaaagagttatttcagattagcctgtgcagtccgcacagacttatcagggacgacacttttcgcttttacggaatttttcgCTAAAAAAGGtctattcttagcgaaaatcaagtcaaggcggaacgtgtcgtctctGCTTTCCCAGAGTAAGGCTCATATCGTTGTTTTACAGGTGAACGATCCGGGAAGGCTTGCTGCAGTGACGGTAGTTTTTGGACCTGTAGTGTTGATGGACCTTGTAACTCACTCTCGCATGTATGAGATCTCAAACAGTACGTTCAGGAGATGCGAAAGTATCTTTACCTTTCAGAATTAAACATACGTTGGAATTTCGCGGCATATATCgtacaatatatttcaatgttaacGGCGTTTCTTTTTCTGTGTACGCATTGCATACTAACATAACATATACTATCAATAAAGCGCACTTTGCGAATGTTGTTTTCAAGATCAGTTTATGGTGTTCGCTCCATATGTTATAAGACTACGAAAGTGTTATCGACCAATCGACTTTTAAGTTTGAACGGATGTTGTATACCAATGAGTCTCTTTCGTCATGTTAATCTGTTGAAGAAATTCAGttctattcaaacaaatatttattttatgtgaacaCATGTAAGCACCGTTGTCGCTTAGTTGATTGCCTTTATAGCTTAATATATAAGCCGCGTTTTGTGAAtacggggtataatgcatgtgcttaaaatgtcgtcccggattagcctgtgcagcccacacagatttatcagggacgacactttcctcatagAATAGATTTTataggagacttcctttaaacgaaacatttcataaaagcggTAACTGCACATGGTTATCTGGGAGTATACTTTAAAAGCATGCATTAAGGATTGTTTTCCCATTGTTAGCTTTGTTAGTTTCCCGATTCAAAGAACTTAAATTACCGGTCGATGTTTTTAATTTCGATTTCTTGGTATTGACAGATCAATGTTTTACAAAGTCTTATTAACACAAAtgtgagtacatgtataaatatatggaataaatatatgtatatattgtttatacccATATCCTTTTTTAACTCCCGATGCACATGGTTAAATGTCGTTCAGAATATTGCATCATGAACATGTCATTTAAATTCATAActggttatttaaatttatattaatttcataaaaagaTGTTCTCGACATGTCTGtatttcaaacggtataaatgtaaatatttcaaagcggttgTCAGCAACATTCACTTTTTGAGCACAAATACGAATTGCATATAGATCAAAAGGCGAATGTCAAGAAGTAATCAAGCAGTCGCTACTCTCAAGATTGATATCTGCAACaacgcattttttttcaaatgtttattgagCAAAAGCAATTAACAAGAAGCAGTTAAGCATTCTTTTTTCACCTTGAGATGGTCTCATctgaataaatactaaatacaggTGTAAAACAGTTACgattaaatgtaacataaaggtttgaaaaaaaacaacaacatgtcttTCATTCAACGTTGAATCCGAAATAGGAATCGGTTGAAATCAAAGCTAAATCTGAACCATATGACTTAACTAGGTctgaaagcggacagtgtcgcccctgattagtcggtgtggactgcacaggctaatctgagacgacacttaacgcatatgcattaagcccgatttttccagagcgaggctaaaatgattttacagatttaggataccaaagaattgtgaatggaacatcacgaaatataccggtaagcaacaaaaaaatattgatgCCAATCACATGTACATCCAGGCTCCTTCGAGTAGCGCTATTGGTTTGAATGATGCAATATTGTCATAATAGCGATGGTCTATGAGCCGCGGCATGCGACAATGGGTCGTATGTCATAACCACTCACCTTATTCAACCACGTGGCAAGAGTTTGTTCGGGTCATTTAAAACTAGTAGATTATTGAAACAGATACGTTCATAAAAGTTTCGTTTATCTCGTAGAAGAATGCATGCTGAGTCCGGTGTATCTGAAAAACACATGATAAGACCAAAAGTAAGTACACGATATTCCGCATCGGTCTTCATTTGGGTTTTAACAGACTGATTTGGGTTTATTAAACCAACTTCTAAAACCATACATGACCTATAAAGTTAGATAAGTCCTATTCACATTACATTGAATGTCCTTACCAACTTTATCATGTCAAGGTCTTTAAAAGTTCGAAATTTAGACAACATGCTATAGTAGAAGCAAAGCAgatatataacataaaacaatatttgacagAAACGACTGCCAAAGTCAGTGTCTTTTTGTGTTTCGACACGATCATCATTAGTTTACGAGGAAATACTTTATCATAAGTTTAACAACAATCAAAGAACAAGGCATCCCAAAGCTGTCGcattactttaacccatttatgcctaacgtctagaaaaaaggcctttgcaaacagcgtagacccatatgagacgccgcacaatgcggcgtctcatctgagtcatcgctgtttgcttaatggaatttctgtaagaagtattctaaatatagaaataaatatactagacatccctaattttggaaataaattgatccaatttagaaggatggtagagtccactaggcataaatgggttatgatacatgtatattgtttttcaaaaGCGATGCGTCCGTatgttgttttgatttgaaaaacaatGTCCAGTAGGAGcgatttctacaatattttatttaatactaacgTAATTTAGGAATgcattttaaagggactttttcacgttttggttaattgacaaaattaaaaagaaatgtttcagattcgtaaactttcgtttaagttatgatttttgtgaggaaacagtaatactgagcatttaccatgctctgaaatatacattttatgcatcttttgacgatttaaaaacctgaaaattttaaattgttgcaacgcgaaacgactgaataatctggggagttctgttgttgtcgttatatttattttgtgacactacgaggattgcttatataaagtataaaatacatcattcattgtatgagaacggatggccgagtggtctaagcattagactttaaagcgggtatatacgattttttatatgtgtttaattgtaatatattgataaaatatgttacaataacacaaaataggcaagaaaaattatacattaaagccgaatttcataaaatgcagcaaaaacaaattagcgccccgagccgatagtgacgtacatattttcctacaataaccgaagcattcgtctttgtattaggatcggagatagtgttcgtgtgtcgtatgaatagatatcgttgcaggaattcaaataaaccgttaaactaagtttagatgcacatcgtacatgtatggtatacatgctggcgaattcggctgtacagccgttttcaatttcagaattaaatatttggcttatttcgcatttttcgacatatgttcttcttaacttttattttaatttatattgaaatatatatataataagttttttacacagtttatataaattcataaatatttgacaaaatcgtatatacccgctttaacgtcagaggtcagtggtttgagcccagtggagggttacttttttgtttctttcttgattttaaacagaagctttttagatcaaatgtttacattaattaatataaagcatttaatgatacactacaatacatgccaaaatctgtgaaacggtCATTTTGAGTCTATACACAAGTCATTTAACTTTAGGCTTGCTATGCTGTTTAAACATGTACTTAGACAAGACTTCAATGTGGTGTCACATACATAGGTAATACGTATGCGATTAATACCAAACCTGATACCATAGAGATGGTAATTaaggaaatatttacaaaacaaatatggtCGATTTGAATCATTATTCCAAACAATCGCGGTTCAATATGGGAACATGAATGCTTTCGTtataaaatgagtcgcgttctgaaaaaaatgggcttaatgcatgtgttgtcctagattagcctgtgcagtccacacaggctaatcatggacgatactttccgcctaaataggatttttgctaagaagaaacttcatttaaacgaagaatgtcgtaaaagaggaaagtgtcgtccctgattagcctgtgcggactgcacaggctaatctgggacgacactttacgcacatgcattatgcccagttttctcaaaacgcgactcaaataaatgacaaaatgcttCCATGAACGAACTGTAACATTGATAGAgctacgacgcttgacagagccacgacgcttgacagagctacGACGCTTGAAatagccacgacgcttgacagagccacgacgcttgacaagccaggacgcttgacagagccaaggCTTGACATAAAAACGATGTTTGACATAGccatgacgcttgacagagccacgacgcttggcagagcaacgacgcttgacagaactatgacgcttgacagagccacggcgCTTGACAGAGCCAAGACGTTTAACatagccacgacgcttgacagagccacgacgtttgacagagccacgacgcttgacagagccacgacgtttgacagagccacgacgcttgacagagccacgacgattgacagagccacgacgattGACAGAGACATAACGCTTAACAGAGccatgacgcttgacagagccacgacgcttgacagagccacgacgattgacagagccacgacgattGACAGAGACATACCGCTTAACAGAGccatgacgcttgacagagccacgacgcgtCTTAGGATTGGAAACACACTGTAACTCGGTGGCGCAGGAGAGTATGTCATCGTTCTGGAACCGTTGTCGGGAGCCCTTCACGGCTGCCCACATTCTGCTACTCTGCAACCTCTTTTCATTGCAGAGGCGCCGGCTTCGAGCCGCATTGCACTCACATGGACTAGTGTTAAACCTTTTCATCGAGGAGCGATGCAaaggcccggtcttctctgtgCTGTCCAAATATCTACTGGACATTCTGATAACTGACAAGATCTTGGTCTTTGGGAAAGAGGCAGTAAATCCCACCAACGTATCATACATCTTGCGCGGAAACATACCAGGGTTGATTCTAGTAATATGGTACCGCATTCTTATAATTATTGCAGTGATAGGTGCAAtgctaattataattaaatattaatacaaactttGTATACTAGTATAGTCAAATTTCATATTATAAATACGTATTAAATGATAGTAACAGTCAATacttataggttattagacgtttcactgtacaatacggagatatatttggacgagcacacagtttgaagtcatattggacgagccgttaggcgagtccaatatgacttcaaactgtgtgcgagtccaaatatatcacgtattgtacagtttaaacgtctaataaactttttattctatatcctcattaccaaaccagctttccgtatttttattttcattcattgattacgcactttatgacgtatctcgtgtgacgtcatttctctgacgaaacatactagtataagcaagactctgcattttagggacaacaatatggaggtggtagtgtttaataaatctagtagcaaattataccattttgatagcattgaacgaatccaaaaggcaaaacgtatttcggattgtgtgtttgtcatgcataattgttaacttcgataggaataaaacaactcgctccgacaggattacgaattcgtaaattgtgttttggcctttgggtcagaatggtgagcatgtgtacaaacgctatcaacaaatactgtggtttaaaatacatttcgataaatggatggaagaacagaaaatggaaaatggaaatgcatatcattgtaacttagttgttattaggctagcattggattaaagttgtcattgaggttaataaaattgattttttgtttagctgttgcatatttgttttcaatttctagcaataacaatatcacttgcttttgcattttttttaaatttctaacaataaaaattaattaaatatcacattctcgattcattttttatttcctctcatattttcaataggaaagtattaaaaagagacatacaagcaaaatatcgcctgtgtgaatcgattatagtacattcggatactttttctcggtaacggcttttatcgttataaaacaattgcttagtgcacttgtactcaactgtccaatatggaaaaaatacagattttttggatccaataccggaatatattggacggtcacgtggtacatatgaagaatgccgattggatgaatttattggatatagaataaaataCTATATTAACACTTACGTACGCTCTGCGTGTCATACCCTGGGAATGTATAGTCCAGTATATTCCTTATGCCCTTAGGAATACACTGTTTTAGACCACTATTGTGGACTCAAGAATGGTTACACGATTTT from Dreissena polymorpha isolate Duluth1 chromosome 1, UMN_Dpol_1.0, whole genome shotgun sequence carries:
- the LOC127864193 gene encoding uncharacterized protein LOC127864193, which translates into the protein MRFYEADNRSVVMEIYDKFYLFDLEKMDVSIVFPGRVVDTRVCILTKRKQLLVASRFGKNVKRYNITNGCIDDIIKTGHKKEIYQVVVNDPGRLAAVTVVFGPVVLMDLVTHSRMYEISNKAPASSRIALTWTSVKPFHRGAMQRPGLLCAVQISTGHSDN